From Variovorax sp. J2L1-78, the proteins below share one genomic window:
- the hemF gene encoding oxygen-dependent coproporphyrinogen oxidase, producing MMQADPAVVGDYLRGLQGRIVGAVEAADGGTAVRDAWHKAPGEALQGSGLTCILEGGALFERAGCGFSQVRGPKLPPSATQHRPELAGAPFEAMGVSLVFHPRNPYVPTVHMNVRMIAALPEGGTPVCWFGGGMDLTPIYGFEDDAVHFHRTCRDALAPFGDDKYPRFKTWCDEYFFLKHRNEQRGIGGVFFDDFSELGFDDSFAMLRAVGDGFLPAYMPIVERRRDTPYGERERAFQLYRRGRYVEFNLVWDRGTHFGLQSGGRTESILLSMPPQASWAYQQVPAPDTPEAALYSDFIVRREWL from the coding sequence TTGATGCAGGCCGACCCGGCCGTTGTCGGCGACTACCTGCGCGGCCTGCAAGGGCGCATCGTGGGTGCCGTCGAAGCGGCCGATGGCGGCACGGCGGTGCGCGATGCCTGGCACAAAGCGCCGGGCGAAGCGCTGCAGGGCAGCGGCCTCACCTGCATCCTCGAAGGCGGCGCGCTGTTCGAGCGCGCCGGGTGCGGCTTCTCGCAGGTTCGGGGGCCCAAGCTCCCGCCGTCGGCCACGCAGCACCGGCCCGAGCTGGCGGGCGCGCCCTTCGAGGCCATGGGCGTGTCGCTGGTGTTCCACCCGCGCAACCCCTACGTGCCGACCGTCCACATGAACGTGCGCATGATCGCGGCACTGCCCGAGGGCGGCACGCCGGTCTGCTGGTTCGGCGGCGGCATGGACCTCACGCCGATCTACGGCTTCGAGGACGATGCGGTGCACTTCCACCGCACCTGCCGCGACGCCCTGGCGCCCTTCGGCGACGACAAGTACCCGCGCTTCAAGACCTGGTGCGACGAGTATTTCTTTCTCAAGCACCGCAACGAGCAGCGCGGCATCGGCGGCGTCTTCTTCGACGACTTCTCCGAACTGGGCTTCGACGACAGCTTCGCGATGCTGCGCGCGGTGGGCGACGGCTTTCTGCCGGCGTACATGCCGATCGTCGAGCGCCGGCGCGACACGCCCTACGGCGAGCGCGAGCGCGCCTTCCAGCTGTACCGGCGCGGCCGCTACGTCGAATTCAACCTGGTGTGGGACCGCGGCACGCATTTCGGCCTGCAGTCGGGCGGCCGCACCGAGTCGATCCTGTTGTCGATGCCGCCGCAGGCGAGCTGGGCCTACCAGCAGGTGCCCGCACCGGACACGCCCGAGGCGGCGCTGTACAGCGACTTCATCGTGCGCCGCGAATGGCTCTGA
- a CDS encoding chorismate transformation enzyme, FkbO/Hyg5 family, which yields MSARELLKVPPLRVERLTLPQGLAMAADGRSPFGGLGYGTPDNLAWMPTVNAQVLSAGGPMADVWQASGEIRSGTTGVARWRTDGHWVLGAIDLDEAVEQQGVAKLAERAYADLFRALADSGCPHLLRIWNYLPQINGDGGGLERYRQFNIGRQQAFLDAGQAAFDGAPAACALGIRQGSLCIRFLAGQIAPLPVENPRQVSAYRYPETYGPRSPTFSRAALAELGGGDVALFISGTASIIGHETVHLGDVRAQTAETLRNLTAVIDTANARTSARFALPTLEAVVYVRHVADAPVVRQVLVDALGADAPTVRQAVYLEADICRQDLLVEIEAHAVAPGALRA from the coding sequence ATGAGCGCGCGTGAACTGCTGAAAGTCCCCCCGTTGCGCGTCGAGCGCCTCACCCTGCCGCAAGGGCTGGCCATGGCCGCCGACGGCCGCTCGCCCTTCGGCGGCCTGGGCTACGGCACGCCCGACAACCTGGCCTGGATGCCGACGGTGAACGCCCAGGTGCTGTCCGCGGGCGGTCCGATGGCCGACGTCTGGCAGGCCAGCGGCGAGATCCGCTCCGGCACCACCGGCGTGGCGCGCTGGCGCACCGACGGCCACTGGGTGCTGGGCGCCATCGACCTCGACGAGGCCGTCGAGCAGCAAGGCGTCGCCAAGCTGGCCGAGCGTGCCTACGCCGACCTGTTCCGCGCGCTGGCCGACAGCGGCTGCCCTCACCTCTTGCGCATCTGGAACTACCTGCCGCAGATCAACGGCGACGGCGGCGGACTCGAGCGCTACCGCCAGTTCAATATAGGCCGGCAGCAGGCCTTCCTCGATGCCGGCCAGGCCGCCTTCGACGGTGCGCCGGCCGCGTGCGCGCTGGGCATCCGCCAGGGCTCGCTGTGCATCCGCTTCCTGGCCGGGCAAATCGCGCCGCTGCCGGTCGAGAACCCGCGGCAGGTCTCGGCCTACCGCTATCCCGAAACGTACGGCCCGCGCTCGCCGACCTTCTCGCGTGCCGCGCTGGCCGAACTCGGCGGCGGCGACGTGGCGCTGTTCATCTCCGGTACCGCCAGCATCATCGGCCACGAGACGGTGCACCTCGGTGACGTGCGGGCGCAGACCGCGGAAACCCTGCGCAACCTGACGGCCGTGATCGACACGGCGAACGCACGCACCAGCGCCCGATTCGCCCTGCCGACGCTCGAGGCCGTGGTCTACGTGCGCCACGTGGCCGATGCGCCGGTGGTCCGCCAGGTGCTGGTCGACGCGCTCGGCGCCGACGCGCCCACGGTGCGCCAGGCGGTCTACCTGGAGGCCGACATCTGCCGCCAGGACCTGCTGGTCGAGATCGAGGCGCACGCGGTGGCGCCAGGGGCCCTCCGCGCGTGA
- a CDS encoding acyl carrier protein, protein MSSLKELQDLIQEKYGIPSSELDPHASMREKGLDSLALAEFIFEIEDKFGIEVPDDNPNIDTLAELAALVDKMRAAKVA, encoded by the coding sequence ATGAGTTCGTTGAAGGAATTGCAGGACCTGATCCAGGAGAAGTACGGCATCCCGTCGTCCGAACTGGACCCCCACGCCTCGATGCGCGAGAAGGGTCTCGACTCGCTGGCCCTGGCCGAATTCATCTTCGAGATCGAGGACAAGTTCGGCATCGAAGTCCCCGACGACAACCCGAACATCGACACGCTGGCCGAGCTCGCCGCGCTGGTCGACAAGATGCGCGCCGCCAAGGTCGCCTGA
- the rsfS gene encoding ribosome silencing factor: MTTEAAAKKDTQKLQRAIVDGLEDVKAQDIQVFDTEHLSPLFERVIVASGTSNRQTKALASSVRDAVREAGFPKPRIEGEDNGEWIIVDCGAAVAHIMQPAIRQYYHLEEIWGDKPVRLKLGATKPAAVSADSSTPKDKKADKAEKPVTSLRRASAAKTAIRAAEQEAKAEKLKAKPAARKTSRAPARKTSASGAAPAKKVPVKKIGAPAKKAAAKKAPARKTAPRSK, encoded by the coding sequence ATGACCACTGAAGCCGCCGCCAAGAAAGACACCCAAAAACTCCAGCGAGCCATCGTCGACGGGCTCGAAGACGTCAAGGCGCAGGACATCCAGGTTTTCGATACCGAGCATCTCTCGCCGCTCTTCGAGCGGGTGATCGTCGCATCGGGCACCTCGAACCGCCAGACCAAGGCGCTCGCCTCCAGCGTGCGCGACGCGGTGCGCGAAGCGGGCTTTCCCAAGCCGCGCATCGAGGGTGAGGACAACGGCGAGTGGATCATCGTGGACTGCGGCGCCGCGGTCGCGCACATCATGCAACCGGCCATCCGCCAGTACTACCACCTCGAGGAGATCTGGGGCGACAAGCCGGTGCGGCTCAAGCTCGGTGCCACCAAGCCCGCCGCGGTGAGCGCCGACAGCAGCACCCCGAAGGACAAGAAGGCCGACAAGGCGGAGAAGCCTGTCACGTCGCTGCGCCGCGCGAGTGCTGCCAAGACCGCCATCCGCGCGGCCGAGCAGGAAGCCAAGGCCGAGAAGCTCAAGGCCAAGCCGGCCGCGCGAAAAACGTCCCGTGCGCCCGCACGCAAGACCAGCGCCTCGGGTGCCGCACCCGCCAAGAAGGTCCCGGTGAAGAAGATCGGCGCTCCCGCGAAGAAGGCCGCAGCCAAGAAGGCGCCCGCGCGCAAGACTGCTCCGCGCAGCAAATGA
- a CDS encoding YebC/PmpR family DNA-binding transcriptional regulator — MAGHSKWANIQHRKGRQDEKRGKLWTRAIREITVAARAGGADLSANPRLRLAVEKAKAVNLPIDTVKRNIDKATGNLEGVNYEEIRYEGYGIGGAAIIVDTMTDNRVRTVAEVRHAFSKHGGNMGTEGSVAFQFKHCGQFVFAPGTDEDKVMEVALEAGAEDVVTDEDGAIEVLTAVADFEAVKNALEAAGLKPEVAEVTMRAENTIELSGEEGAKMQKLLDIIEDLDDVQDVFHNAVISE, encoded by the coding sequence ATGGCCGGACACAGCAAATGGGCGAACATTCAGCACAGGAAGGGCCGGCAGGACGAGAAGCGCGGCAAGCTCTGGACCCGTGCGATCCGTGAAATCACCGTGGCCGCCCGCGCCGGCGGCGCCGACCTGAGCGCCAACCCGCGGCTGCGGCTGGCGGTCGAGAAGGCCAAGGCGGTCAACCTGCCGATCGACACGGTCAAACGCAACATCGACAAGGCGACCGGCAACCTCGAAGGCGTCAATTACGAAGAGATTCGTTACGAAGGGTACGGCATCGGCGGGGCGGCGATCATCGTCGACACCATGACCGACAACCGGGTGCGCACCGTGGCCGAGGTGCGCCACGCCTTTTCCAAGCACGGCGGCAACATGGGCACCGAGGGCTCGGTGGCCTTCCAGTTCAAGCATTGCGGGCAGTTCGTCTTCGCACCGGGCACCGACGAGGACAAGGTGATGGAAGTCGCGCTGGAAGCCGGCGCCGAGGACGTGGTGACCGACGAGGACGGCGCCATCGAGGTGCTCACCGCGGTGGCCGACTTCGAAGCCGTCAAGAACGCCCTCGAGGCCGCAGGCTTGAAACCCGAGGTGGCCGAGGTCACCATGCGGGCCGAGAACACCATCGAGCTGTCGGGCGAGGAGGGCGCGAAGATGCAGAAGCTGCTGGACATCATCGAAGACCTCGACGACGTGCAGGACGTGTTCCACAACGCGGTGATCTCCGAATGA
- the rlmH gene encoding 23S rRNA (pseudouridine(1915)-N(3))-methyltransferase RlmH, whose amino-acid sequence MKLLVVAVGQRMPDWAQTAWDDYAKRFPPELKLELRAVKTEPRGSKTLDTLYAAERERIEAAIAKGMRIVALDERGTALTTKALATRLQNWQLEGDDVALVIGGPDGLDPAFKAAAHERIRLSDLTLPHAMARVLLVEQLYRAWSVNAGHPYHRE is encoded by the coding sequence ATGAAGCTGCTGGTGGTCGCGGTCGGGCAACGCATGCCCGACTGGGCGCAGACCGCCTGGGACGACTACGCCAAGCGCTTCCCGCCCGAACTCAAGCTCGAACTGCGGGCCGTCAAGACCGAGCCGCGCGGCTCGAAGACACTCGACACGCTGTATGCCGCCGAGCGCGAGCGCATCGAGGCGGCCATCGCCAAGGGCATGCGCATCGTGGCGCTCGACGAGCGCGGCACCGCGCTCACCACCAAGGCATTGGCCACGCGGCTGCAGAACTGGCAGCTCGAAGGCGACGACGTGGCGCTGGTCATCGGCGGGCCCGACGGGCTCGACCCGGCCTTCAAGGCCGCTGCGCACGAACGCATCCGCCTGTCCGACCTCACCTTGCCGCATGCCATGGCGCGCGTGCTGCTGGTCGAACAGCTCTACCGCGCCTGGTCGGTCAATGCCGGCCATCCGTACCACCGCGAATGA
- the nadD gene encoding nicotinate (nicotinamide) nucleotide adenylyltransferase produces MALNPPRLGVFGGAFDPPHRTHVALVEAALAQLRLDELRIFPTGDAWHKTRTLSPAADRLAMAERAFGGIPRVVVDPREVQRAGPTYTLDTLRELKREFPQAQPVLIMGSDQAAALPTWHGWQEILAIAIVSIAERLESARSDGSATRFDPRTLPGLPAGARFETLELPPMDTSATDIRARIARGEDIAALVPPAVARYIDQHHLYASA; encoded by the coding sequence ATGGCTCTGAACCCGCCGCGGCTGGGTGTCTTCGGCGGCGCCTTCGACCCGCCGCACCGCACGCATGTCGCGCTGGTCGAGGCCGCGCTGGCGCAGCTTCGGCTGGACGAACTGCGCATCTTCCCGACCGGTGATGCCTGGCACAAGACGCGCACGCTCAGCCCGGCCGCCGACCGTCTGGCGATGGCCGAGCGGGCCTTCGGCGGCATCCCGCGGGTGGTGGTGGACCCGCGCGAAGTGCAGCGCGCCGGCCCGACCTACACCCTCGACACGCTGCGCGAACTCAAGCGCGAATTCCCGCAGGCCCAGCCGGTGCTGATCATGGGCAGCGACCAGGCGGCGGCCCTGCCGACCTGGCACGGCTGGCAGGAGATCCTGGCCATTGCTATTGTTTCCATAGCTGAGCGGTTAGAATCCGCCCGCTCCGACGGATCGGCGACCCGCTTCGATCCGCGGACGCTGCCCGGCCTGCCGGCCGGCGCGCGCTTCGAAACGCTCGAACTTCCCCCGATGGACACCAGTGCGACGGACATCCGTGCCCGCATTGCCCGCGGGGAGGACATCGCTGCGCTGGTTCCCCCTGCCGTTGCGCGCTATATTGACCAACACCACCTCTACGCCTCCGCCTGA
- a CDS encoding lysophospholipid acyltransferase family protein, giving the protein MKTLPRRALSIALAPPLYALLLGLGLVSLGWNLIAMLLYPVLPPDTARPLGRRVIAGAYRLFWAIASVTGMMRIDARCLDALRDERGLILAANHPTMLDALLLVARLPRSACIMKAGLMKNVFLGAGARLAHYIRNDSAHTMVRLAVHDLRRGGQLVIFPEGTRTVTPPLNPFCSGVTLIAKLAQAPIQTVFIDTDSPYLGKGWPLWRVPPLPLVFTLRLGERFAPTPNSAALLLQIEQYFRHAMTQSATEAPTECKNLRAPISS; this is encoded by the coding sequence ATGAAGACGCTGCCGCGCCGGGCCCTGTCGATCGCCCTGGCGCCGCCGCTCTACGCCCTGCTGCTGGGCCTCGGCCTGGTGTCGCTCGGCTGGAACCTGATCGCGATGCTGCTGTACCCGGTGCTGCCGCCGGACACCGCGCGGCCGCTCGGCCGCCGCGTCATCGCCGGTGCCTACCGCCTGTTCTGGGCGATCGCGTCGGTCACCGGCATGATGCGCATCGATGCGCGCTGCCTCGACGCACTGCGCGACGAGCGCGGCCTGATCCTCGCAGCCAACCACCCAACCATGCTCGACGCATTGCTGCTGGTGGCGCGGCTGCCGCGCAGCGCCTGCATCATGAAGGCGGGGCTCATGAAGAACGTCTTCCTGGGCGCCGGCGCGCGGCTGGCGCACTACATCCGCAACGACTCGGCCCACACCATGGTGCGGCTCGCGGTGCACGACCTGCGGCGTGGTGGCCAGCTGGTGATCTTCCCCGAAGGCACGCGCACGGTGACGCCGCCGCTCAACCCCTTCTGTTCCGGCGTGACGCTGATCGCCAAGCTGGCGCAAGCCCCGATCCAGACCGTCTTCATCGACACCGATTCGCCGTACCTCGGCAAAGGCTGGCCGCTGTGGCGCGTGCCGCCGCTGCCGCTGGTCTTCACGCTGCGCCTGGGCGAGCGCTTCGCGCCGACGCCCAACAGCGCCGCCCTGCTGCTGCAGATCGAACAGTACTTTCGCCACGCCATGACACAGAGCGCCACCGAGGCGCCGACCGAATGCAAGAACCTTCGCGCACCCATCTCGTCCTGA
- the purD gene encoding phosphoribosylamine--glycine ligase yields MKTLVIGGGGREHALAWRLSQSERVSKLYVAPGNGGTATDRRFETVNLTDPVALREWAQKEKIALTVVGPEGPLAAGVVDEFRAHGLRIFGPTQAAAQLESSKAFSKAFMKRHKIPTAEYEAFTDAAAAHAYVDAKGVPIVVKADGLAAGKGVVVAMTAQEAHDAIDFMLVDNKFGVAHNAGGARVVIEEFLQGEEASFIVMCDGRNVAALATSQDHKRLLDGDEGPNTGGMGAYSPAPVVTAEVHAKAMREIILPTIRGMEKDGIPFTGFLYAGLMIDASGQPKTLEFNCRMGDPETQPIMMRLKSDLFEVFWHATDGTLDQVELQWDRRVALGVVLAAHGYPESPRKGDRIAGIPAEAPDAMVFHAGTTLDNGELTTSGGRVLCVTVLADSVKLAQQRAYEVAAQVRFDGVQYRKDIGYRALHARNG; encoded by the coding sequence ATGAAGACACTGGTGATCGGCGGCGGCGGCCGCGAACATGCCCTGGCCTGGCGCCTGTCGCAGTCCGAGCGCGTCTCCAAGCTCTACGTGGCGCCGGGCAATGGCGGTACCGCGACCGACCGGCGCTTCGAGACGGTGAACCTCACCGACCCGGTGGCGCTGCGCGAATGGGCGCAGAAGGAAAAGATCGCGCTGACGGTGGTCGGCCCCGAAGGCCCGCTGGCCGCCGGCGTGGTCGACGAGTTCCGCGCCCACGGCCTGCGCATCTTCGGCCCGACGCAGGCGGCGGCACAACTGGAGAGCTCGAAAGCCTTCTCCAAGGCCTTCATGAAGCGCCACAAGATCCCGACGGCCGAGTACGAGGCCTTCACCGACGCGGCCGCGGCCCATGCCTATGTCGATGCCAAGGGCGTGCCGATCGTCGTCAAGGCCGACGGCCTGGCGGCGGGCAAGGGCGTGGTGGTGGCGATGACGGCGCAGGAAGCGCACGACGCCATCGATTTCATGCTGGTCGACAACAAGTTCGGCGTGGCCCACAACGCGGGCGGCGCGCGGGTGGTCATCGAGGAATTCCTGCAGGGCGAGGAGGCCAGCTTCATCGTCATGTGCGACGGCAGGAACGTCGCCGCCCTGGCCACCAGCCAGGACCACAAGCGCCTGCTCGACGGTGACGAAGGCCCCAACACCGGTGGCATGGGCGCCTATTCGCCGGCGCCGGTGGTCACGGCCGAGGTGCACGCCAAGGCGATGCGCGAGATCATCCTGCCGACCATCCGCGGCATGGAGAAGGACGGCATTCCGTTCACCGGCTTCCTCTATGCGGGGCTGATGATCGACGCTTCCGGCCAGCCCAAGACGCTCGAGTTCAACTGCCGCATGGGCGACCCCGAGACGCAGCCGATCATGATGCGGCTCAAGTCCGACCTGTTCGAGGTCTTCTGGCACGCCACCGACGGCACGCTCGATCAGGTCGAGCTGCAGTGGGACCGGCGCGTGGCGCTGGGCGTGGTGCTCGCGGCGCACGGCTACCCCGAGTCGCCGCGCAAGGGCGACCGCATCGCCGGCATCCCGGCCGAGGCGCCCGACGCGATGGTGTTCCACGCCGGCACGACGCTCGACAACGGCGAACTCACGACCAGCGGTGGCCGCGTGCTGTGCGTGACCGTGCTGGCCGACAGCGTGAAGCTGGCCCAGCAGCGCGCCTACGAGGTCGCGGCGCAGGTGCGCTTCGACGGCGTGCAGTACCGCAAGGACATCGGCTACCGCGCGCTGCACGCGCGCAACGGTTGA
- a CDS encoding class I SAM-dependent methyltransferase — protein MTPLPSTAPADPVLLPPHAPLPLYYGNEDEHQAFLRRIFDDTAPDYDRIERVLAFGSGPWYRRSALLRAGLRTGAEVLDVGIGTGLVAREALRLVGPSGRLVGVDPSAGMMKEIDLPGVELVPGKAEALPRPDASSDFVSMGYALRHISDVAAAFGEFHRVLRPGGRVLVLEISKPRGRIGTALLKAYMRAVVPLIARFIGRRHDTAELWRYYWDTIEACIPPEQVVQALRDAGFSDVRRHVELGVFSEYTAVKTA, from the coding sequence ATGACGCCATTGCCCTCGACCGCCCCCGCCGACCCGGTGCTGCTGCCTCCCCACGCGCCACTGCCGCTCTACTACGGGAACGAGGACGAACACCAGGCCTTCCTGCGTCGCATCTTCGATGACACAGCGCCCGACTACGACCGCATCGAGCGCGTGCTGGCCTTCGGTTCCGGCCCCTGGTACCGCCGCAGCGCCCTGCTGCGCGCCGGACTGCGCACGGGTGCCGAGGTGCTCGACGTGGGCATCGGCACCGGCCTGGTGGCGCGCGAGGCGCTGCGCCTCGTCGGCCCGTCCGGCCGCCTGGTCGGCGTCGACCCGAGCGCCGGCATGATGAAGGAAATCGACCTGCCCGGCGTCGAACTGGTCCCGGGCAAGGCCGAAGCCCTGCCGCGGCCCGATGCCAGCAGCGATTTCGTCAGCATGGGCTACGCGCTGCGGCACATCAGCGACGTGGCGGCTGCCTTCGGCGAATTCCATCGCGTGCTGCGCCCGGGTGGCCGGGTGCTGGTGCTCGAGATCAGCAAGCCGCGCGGCCGCATCGGCACGGCCCTGCTCAAGGCCTACATGCGCGCCGTGGTGCCGCTCATCGCCCGCTTCATCGGCCGGCGCCACGACACGGCCGAGCTGTGGCGCTACTACTGGGACACGATCGAAGCCTGCATTCCGCCCGAGCAGGTCGTGCAGGCGCTGCGCGACGCCGGCTTCAGCGACGTGCGTCGGCATGTCGAGCTGGGCGTGTTCTCCGAGTACACCGCCGTCAAGACCGCATGA
- a CDS encoding Maf family protein — protein sequence MSDLFIYLASQSPRRAQLLGQLGVRHELLLATPDEDAEALEAVWPGESPSAYVQRVTGLKLDAAVTRHRRLGLPPAPILCADTTVAFGRTILGKPEDARDAERMLAQLAGRTHRVLTAVAVQQGRRRHAALSVSRVRFAPMTRAQIAGYAASGEPLGKAGAYGIQGAAAAFVEHISGSYSGIMGLPLFETATLLRQFGLKL from the coding sequence ATGAGTGACCTGTTTATTTATCTGGCCTCGCAGAGCCCCCGTCGCGCCCAGCTGCTGGGGCAGCTGGGTGTGCGGCATGAACTGCTGCTGGCCACGCCCGACGAGGATGCGGAAGCCCTCGAAGCGGTGTGGCCCGGCGAGTCGCCGTCGGCCTACGTGCAGCGCGTGACCGGACTCAAACTCGATGCAGCCGTCACACGGCATCGCCGGCTCGGTCTGCCACCGGCCCCGATCCTCTGCGCCGACACGACCGTCGCCTTCGGCCGCACGATCCTCGGCAAGCCGGAGGACGCGCGCGATGCCGAACGCATGCTCGCGCAGCTTGCCGGCCGGACGCACCGCGTGCTCACGGCCGTCGCCGTGCAGCAGGGGCGCCGGCGCCACGCCGCGCTGAGCGTCTCGCGCGTGCGTTTCGCGCCCATGACCCGCGCGCAGATCGCCGGCTACGCCGCCAGCGGCGAGCCGCTCGGCAAGGCCGGTGCCTACGGCATCCAGGGCGCGGCCGCGGCCTTCGTCGAACACATCAGCGGCTCCTATTCGGGCATCATGGGTCTTCCGCTGTTCGAGACGGCCACGCTGCTGCGGCAGTTCGGCCTGAAGCTCTAA
- a CDS encoding phosphatase PAP2 family protein: MKHPQPLSPWTAEIGYRMRKLLWLKMLGTTAVTSAFFIGYFYVLRNPVFPVVVMPETALDRWIGFQPGALFIYLSLWFYIGVGPGLQRGFWELVVYGLWLMAMCLTGLLLFYLWPTAVPPLGFDASGYPGFALLQGVDAAGNACPSLHVATAMFTAIRIEQVLRDALVPRWLRAGNALWFIAIAWSTLAVKQHVALDALAGAALGLAFAWASMRWRPGAQQLSSTTTRRAENTP, encoded by the coding sequence TTGAAGCACCCCCAGCCCCTCTCGCCGTGGACCGCCGAGATCGGCTACCGCATGCGCAAGCTGCTGTGGCTGAAAATGCTCGGCACCACCGCCGTGACCTCGGCCTTCTTCATCGGCTACTTCTACGTGCTGCGCAACCCGGTGTTCCCGGTCGTCGTGATGCCCGAGACGGCGCTCGACCGCTGGATCGGCTTCCAGCCGGGGGCGCTCTTCATCTACCTGAGCCTGTGGTTCTACATCGGCGTGGGGCCGGGGCTGCAGCGCGGTTTCTGGGAGCTCGTGGTGTACGGCCTCTGGCTCATGGCGATGTGCCTCACCGGCCTGCTCCTGTTCTATCTCTGGCCGACCGCCGTGCCGCCGCTGGGCTTCGATGCGTCGGGCTACCCGGGCTTCGCGCTGCTGCAGGGCGTGGACGCGGCCGGCAATGCCTGCCCGTCGCTGCACGTGGCCACCGCGATGTTCACCGCCATCCGCATCGAGCAGGTGCTGCGCGATGCCCTCGTGCCGCGCTGGCTGCGCGCGGGCAACGCGCTGTGGTTCATCGCCATCGCCTGGTCGACGCTGGCCGTCAAGCAGCACGTGGCGCTCGACGCCTTGGCCGGCGCCGCGCTCGGCCTCGCCTTCGCATGGGCCTCGATGCGCTGGAGGCCCGGGGCCCAGCAGCTATCATCGACCACGACTCGCAGAGCGGAAAACACACCATGA
- a CDS encoding glycosyltransferase family 2 protein, which translates to MQEPSRTHLVLIPSYNTGERLFSTVAAARAQWNPVWVVIDGSTDGTGERLQRLAATDPGLRVWQLPENQGKGAAVLRGLEAAREAGFTHALAMDSDGQHPADLIPTFMQASQARPDTLVLGRPIFDASAPRIRVWGRKLSNGWTHIETLWAGVGDSLYGFRIYPVNALIEVMRAQPWMRRFDFDTEAVVRLVWSGVKPINVDAPVKYLSAAEGGVSHFNYVRDNLLLSWMHARLMGEFLLRLPSLFVKRLRGLPPYQP; encoded by the coding sequence ATGCAAGAACCTTCGCGCACCCATCTCGTCCTGATTCCCAGCTACAACACAGGCGAGCGCCTGTTCTCCACCGTGGCGGCCGCACGTGCGCAATGGAACCCGGTCTGGGTCGTGATCGATGGCAGCACCGACGGCACCGGCGAACGCCTGCAGCGGCTCGCCGCCACCGACCCCGGCCTGCGCGTGTGGCAGCTGCCCGAGAACCAGGGCAAAGGCGCCGCCGTGCTGCGCGGGCTCGAGGCCGCGCGCGAAGCCGGCTTCACCCACGCGCTCGCGATGGATTCGGACGGCCAGCACCCGGCCGACCTGATCCCCACCTTCATGCAGGCCTCGCAGGCGCGGCCCGACACCCTGGTGCTCGGACGCCCGATCTTCGACGCCAGTGCGCCGCGGATCCGCGTGTGGGGGCGCAAGCTCTCCAACGGCTGGACCCACATCGAGACGCTCTGGGCCGGCGTCGGCGACTCGCTCTACGGCTTTCGCATCTACCCCGTGAACGCGCTGATCGAGGTCATGCGTGCCCAGCCCTGGATGCGCCGCTTCGACTTCGACACCGAGGCCGTGGTGCGGCTGGTGTGGAGCGGCGTCAAGCCGATCAATGTCGATGCGCCGGTGAAGTACCTCAGCGCGGCCGAAGGCGGCGTCTCGCACTTCAACTACGTGCGCGACAACCTGCTGCTGTCGTGGATGCACGCGCGCCTGATGGGCGAATTCCTGCTGCGCCTGCCGTCGCTGTTCGTGAAGCGACTGCGCGGCCTGCCGCCGTACCAGCCTTGA